A DNA window from Patagioenas fasciata isolate bPatFas1 chromosome 1, bPatFas1.hap1, whole genome shotgun sequence contains the following coding sequences:
- the FAM131B gene encoding protein FAM131B isoform X1 — MGCIGSRTVGNEVIAVDWKGLKDVDQINMDSTSSLHGSSFHRPSTEQTRTDFSWDGINLSMEDTTSILPKLKRNSNAYGIGALAKSSFSGISRSMKDHVTKPTAMGQGRVAHMIEWQGWGKGNSQQQQHTHETARKDADAYSDLSDGEKEARFLAGVMEQFAISEATLMAWSSMDGEDVSVNSNQENPAGNYSENYQELMESQEHMAQTQYDSWPHSYVSQGMYCLGSSDAWETSDQSLIASPATGSYLGQNFDESQTNLQESILMQSSLLQQQQLQHQRQDQNFIQSTGLVHVWPMQTAQSGGGAESSTYMEDHIEDEGNTQLEKAPLLNKKPSPEEDDAVCRDLESLSPREEMEHAALSRKVSDVTSSGVQSFDEEEGETNN, encoded by the exons GAAATGAGGTGATTGCAGTAGACTGGAAGGGACTGAAAGATGTGGACCAAATCAATATGGACAGCACCAGCTCACTGCATGGCAGCAGCTTCCATCGACCTTCCACTGAG CAAACACGGACAGATTTCTCCTGGGATGGTATCAAT CTCTCCATGGAAGATACAACCTCCATCCTCCCCAAGCTGAAACGCAACTCCAATGCTTATGGGATTGGGGCTTTGGCTAAATCATCTTTCTCTG GGATATCTCGCAGCATGAAGGACCATGTCACAAAGCCAACGGCTATGGGCCAAGGCCGTGTGGCTCACATGATTGAATGGCAAGGCTGGGGCAAAGGtaacagccagcagcagcagcacacacaTGAGACAGCACGCAAAGACGCTGATGCCTACTCCGACCTGAGTGATGGTGAAAAGGAGGCTCGCTTCCTTGCAG GAGTGATGGAGCAATTTGCTATTTCTGAGGCAACTCTTATGGCCTGGTCCTCCATGGATGGTGAAGATGTGAGTGTAAACTCAAACCAGGAGAACCCAGCAGGCAACTACTCTGAGAACTATCAGGAGCTAATGGAGAGCCAAG AGCATATGGCCCAGACACAGTATGATAGCTGGCCTCATTCCTATGTCTCACAGGGCATGTATTGCTTAGGTTCATCCGATGCCTGGGAGACCAGTGACCAGTCCCTCATCGCTTCCCCAGCAACTGGCTCCTATTTAGGCCAGAATTTTGATGAGTCCCAGACAAATCTTCAGGAAAGCATTTTGATGCAGAGCAGCCTTCTCCAGCAGCAACAGCTACAGCACCAGCGGCAGGACCAGAACTTCATCCAGAGCACGGGGCTGGTCCACGTGTGGCCCATGCAGACTGCTCAAAGTGGGGGTGGCGCTGAGTCCAGCACATACATGGAGGACCACATTGAGGATGAAGGGAACACACAGCTGGAAAAGGCTCCTCTCCTAAACAAGAAACCCTCTCCAGAGGAGGATGATGCAGTGTGCCGGGACCTGGAATCACTGTCTCCTCGAGAGGAGATGGAACATGCTGCACTGAGCCGCAAAGTCTCAGATGTCACCTCCTCTGGGGTGCAATCCTTTGATGAGGAAGAGGGAGAAACAAACAACTGA
- the FAM131B gene encoding protein FAM131B isoform X2, whose amino-acid sequence MDSTSSLHGSSFHRPSTEQTRTDFSWDGINLSMEDTTSILPKLKRNSNAYGIGALAKSSFSGISRSMKDHVTKPTAMGQGRVAHMIEWQGWGKGNSQQQQHTHETARKDADAYSDLSDGEKEARFLAGVMEQFAISEATLMAWSSMDGEDVSVNSNQENPAGNYSENYQELMESQEHMAQTQYDSWPHSYVSQGMYCLGSSDAWETSDQSLIASPATGSYLGQNFDESQTNLQESILMQSSLLQQQQLQHQRQDQNFIQSTGLVHVWPMQTAQSGGGAESSTYMEDHIEDEGNTQLEKAPLLNKKPSPEEDDAVCRDLESLSPREEMEHAALSRKVSDVTSSGVQSFDEEEGETNN is encoded by the exons ATGGACAGCACCAGCTCACTGCATGGCAGCAGCTTCCATCGACCTTCCACTGAG CAAACACGGACAGATTTCTCCTGGGATGGTATCAAT CTCTCCATGGAAGATACAACCTCCATCCTCCCCAAGCTGAAACGCAACTCCAATGCTTATGGGATTGGGGCTTTGGCTAAATCATCTTTCTCTG GGATATCTCGCAGCATGAAGGACCATGTCACAAAGCCAACGGCTATGGGCCAAGGCCGTGTGGCTCACATGATTGAATGGCAAGGCTGGGGCAAAGGtaacagccagcagcagcagcacacacaTGAGACAGCACGCAAAGACGCTGATGCCTACTCCGACCTGAGTGATGGTGAAAAGGAGGCTCGCTTCCTTGCAG GAGTGATGGAGCAATTTGCTATTTCTGAGGCAACTCTTATGGCCTGGTCCTCCATGGATGGTGAAGATGTGAGTGTAAACTCAAACCAGGAGAACCCAGCAGGCAACTACTCTGAGAACTATCAGGAGCTAATGGAGAGCCAAG AGCATATGGCCCAGACACAGTATGATAGCTGGCCTCATTCCTATGTCTCACAGGGCATGTATTGCTTAGGTTCATCCGATGCCTGGGAGACCAGTGACCAGTCCCTCATCGCTTCCCCAGCAACTGGCTCCTATTTAGGCCAGAATTTTGATGAGTCCCAGACAAATCTTCAGGAAAGCATTTTGATGCAGAGCAGCCTTCTCCAGCAGCAACAGCTACAGCACCAGCGGCAGGACCAGAACTTCATCCAGAGCACGGGGCTGGTCCACGTGTGGCCCATGCAGACTGCTCAAAGTGGGGGTGGCGCTGAGTCCAGCACATACATGGAGGACCACATTGAGGATGAAGGGAACACACAGCTGGAAAAGGCTCCTCTCCTAAACAAGAAACCCTCTCCAGAGGAGGATGATGCAGTGTGCCGGGACCTGGAATCACTGTCTCCTCGAGAGGAGATGGAACATGCTGCACTGAGCCGCAAAGTCTCAGATGTCACCTCCTCTGGGGTGCAATCCTTTGATGAGGAAGAGGGAGAAACAAACAACTGA
- the FAM131B gene encoding protein FAM131B isoform X3, whose amino-acid sequence MEDTTSILPKLKRNSNAYGIGALAKSSFSGISRSMKDHVTKPTAMGQGRVAHMIEWQGWGKGNSQQQQHTHETARKDADAYSDLSDGEKEARFLAGVMEQFAISEATLMAWSSMDGEDVSVNSNQENPAGNYSENYQELMESQEHMAQTQYDSWPHSYVSQGMYCLGSSDAWETSDQSLIASPATGSYLGQNFDESQTNLQESILMQSSLLQQQQLQHQRQDQNFIQSTGLVHVWPMQTAQSGGGAESSTYMEDHIEDEGNTQLEKAPLLNKKPSPEEDDAVCRDLESLSPREEMEHAALSRKVSDVTSSGVQSFDEEEGETNN is encoded by the exons ATGGAAGATACAACCTCCATCCTCCCCAAGCTGAAACGCAACTCCAATGCTTATGGGATTGGGGCTTTGGCTAAATCATCTTTCTCTG GGATATCTCGCAGCATGAAGGACCATGTCACAAAGCCAACGGCTATGGGCCAAGGCCGTGTGGCTCACATGATTGAATGGCAAGGCTGGGGCAAAGGtaacagccagcagcagcagcacacacaTGAGACAGCACGCAAAGACGCTGATGCCTACTCCGACCTGAGTGATGGTGAAAAGGAGGCTCGCTTCCTTGCAG GAGTGATGGAGCAATTTGCTATTTCTGAGGCAACTCTTATGGCCTGGTCCTCCATGGATGGTGAAGATGTGAGTGTAAACTCAAACCAGGAGAACCCAGCAGGCAACTACTCTGAGAACTATCAGGAGCTAATGGAGAGCCAAG AGCATATGGCCCAGACACAGTATGATAGCTGGCCTCATTCCTATGTCTCACAGGGCATGTATTGCTTAGGTTCATCCGATGCCTGGGAGACCAGTGACCAGTCCCTCATCGCTTCCCCAGCAACTGGCTCCTATTTAGGCCAGAATTTTGATGAGTCCCAGACAAATCTTCAGGAAAGCATTTTGATGCAGAGCAGCCTTCTCCAGCAGCAACAGCTACAGCACCAGCGGCAGGACCAGAACTTCATCCAGAGCACGGGGCTGGTCCACGTGTGGCCCATGCAGACTGCTCAAAGTGGGGGTGGCGCTGAGTCCAGCACATACATGGAGGACCACATTGAGGATGAAGGGAACACACAGCTGGAAAAGGCTCCTCTCCTAAACAAGAAACCCTCTCCAGAGGAGGATGATGCAGTGTGCCGGGACCTGGAATCACTGTCTCCTCGAGAGGAGATGGAACATGCTGCACTGAGCCGCAAAGTCTCAGATGTCACCTCCTCTGGGGTGCAATCCTTTGATGAGGAAGAGGGAGAAACAAACAACTGA